One region of Carya illinoinensis cultivar Pawnee chromosome 8, C.illinoinensisPawnee_v1, whole genome shotgun sequence genomic DNA includes:
- the LOC122318987 gene encoding blue-light photoreceptor PHR2: MDPNAQIHENPEMKSSEEQNPLAIVPSKDQSNSAPFATASLSLSLNTILPTPFSLQPKIYSLFSHQPSKVKVPTQASSLSHLSLTATINSPSPSRLSFKSTVSANPLQNPLSLGPRRPLDPSNGAGLRRAAIVWFRNDLRVHDNECLNTANNESMSVLPVYCFDPRDYGKSSSGFDKTGPYRATFLIESVSDLRKNLQAKGSDLVVRIGKPETVLVELAKEVGADAVYAHREVSHDEVKAEGRIEAAMKEENVEVKYFWGSTLYHLDDLPFKLEDMPANYGGFREKVQGLEVRKTIEALDQVKGLPARGDVEPGDIPSLVDLGLNPSATMAQDGKPAANASMVGGETEALQRLKKFAAECQAQPHKGKSDGSSNSIYGANFSCKISPWLAMGCLSPRSMFDGLKKTATRTISASSNRNDSGSPDTGNNWLMFELLWRDFFRFITKKYSSKQLEAAPVTACTGALA, from the exons ATGGATCCCAACGCCCAAATCCATGAAAATCCAGAAATGAAATCCTCTGAAGAACAAAACCCACTGGCCATTGTACCCTCCAAAGACCAGTCCAATTCAGCCCCTTTTGCCACTGCGTCactatctctttctctcaatACAATCCTCCCCACACCGTTTTCTCTTCAACCCAAAATTTACTCATTGTTTTCCCACCAACCAAGCAAGGTCAAGGTTCCTACCCAAGCTTCCTCCCTTTCCCACCTCTCTCTCACCGCCACCATcaactctccctctccctccagACTCTCATTCAAGTCCACAGTCTCGGCCAATCCTCTccaaaaccctctctctcttgGTCCTCGCCGCCCCTTAGACCCTTCCAATGGGGCTGGACTTCGACGAGCTGCCATCGTTTGGTTCCGAAATGATCTTCGCGTCCACGACAACGAATGCCTTAACACCGCCAACAACGAGTCCATGTCGGTCTTACCCGTGTACTGCTTCGACCCGAGAGATTACGGAAAATCCTCTTCTGGTTTCGACAAGACCGGGCCGTACCGCGCCACATTTTTGATCGAATCGGTCTCTGACCTCAGGAAGAATCTCCAGGCAAAAGGTTCGGATCTGGTGGTGAGGATTGGAAAGCCTGAGACAGTTTTGGTCGAGTTGGCCAAGGAGGTAGGTGCTGACGCGGTGTATGCGCATAGAGAGGTTTCGCACGATGAGGTTAAGGCGGAGGGGAGGATTGAGGCTGCGATGAAGGAGGAGAATGTGGAGGTGAAGTACTTCTGGGGGAGTACTTTATACCACCTTGACGATTTGCCGTTTAAGCTGGAGGATATGCCAGCTAATTACGGTGGTTTTAGAGAGAAAGTGCAGGGACTGGAGGTGAGAAAAACGATTGAGGCATTGGATCAAGTAAAGGGGCTGCCGGCTCGGGGTGATGTAGAGCCTGGGGATATTCCATCATTGGTGGATTTGGGGCTTAACCCATCTGCGACAATGGCTCAG GATGGAAAGCCTGCTGCCAATGCTTCTATGGTGGGAGGTGAGACTGAAGCACTTCAAAGGCTCAAAAAATTTGCCGCTGAATGCCAAGCACAACCACATAAGGGGAAAAGTGATGGCAGCAGCAACAGCATATATGGTGCAAACTTCTCCTGCAAAATTTCTCCATGGCTAGCTATGGGATGCCTCTCTCCCCGCTCAATGTTTGATGGGCTGAAGAAAACAGCTACCAG AACCATTTCTGCTTCCTCAAACCGGAATGATAGTGGCTCACCTGATACTGGAAACAACTGGTTGATGTTTGAGTTGTTGTGGAGGGATTTCTTCAG ATTCATTACCAAGAAATACAGTTCAAAACAGCTTGAAGCTGCTCCAGTCACTGCTTGTACGGGTGCCTTAGCTTaa